The segment CAATCTCATTACCTATTTGCATAGTAGAATTTACATAACAATTTGGTAATAAAACCTCTTCTTCATCCCCTGCAATTAAATAAAGACCTGGTTCTGATACACGGTTTACTTTTAAAGAGTTTAATTCTCCTAAGATTATATTTTTATTCATTTTTTTCCTAAAATTTTTACTATGAATAGAGTTACTACTCCAACCATAATGATTGATGCCCCTGAACTAATATCATAAAAATATGATATCATAAGTCCAAGAAGGGTAAAACTAGTAGCTAATAAAGCACTTAAAGCCATCATCGTTGAAAGCTTTTTTGCAAACATTTCAGCTAAATATGTGGGTATGGTAAGAAGAGCAATTACTAAAATAAGTCCAACAACTTTGATTGCAGCAACTACACTAAGAGCAGCTAAAATCAAAATAAGTGTATAAAAGAATCTTACATTTATACCACGTAACTTTGCAAATTCACTATCATATGAAACTGCTAAAATTTGTTTATAAAAGAATAAAACTAAAAAAACTATAAACATATCTAATATACTTAGGTAAATTATATCTTCATTTGAAACAGCAATAATAGACCCAAATAAATAACTCATCAAATCTACATTATATCCAGGTGTCAAGTCAACAAAAATAATTCCAAGCCCCATACCAAAAGCCCACATTATACCTATTATTGAGTCGATTCTACTTCGGTTTTTTAAGGTAATAGCTGCAATTATAAAAGCTGTTGTAACTGCAAAAATAGTTGCTCCAAAAAGTACAGGAAGTCCTAAAAAAATTGCAAGACCAATTCCACCATAAGAACTATGGGCAATTCCCCCTGCTAAAAATGTAATTTTATTTACTACAACTAATGAACCAATAATACCAGCAGCAATTGAAACTAAAACTCCAGCAATTATCGCATTTTGTATAAAATCATATTGTAAAGCTTCTATCATTTATGCATCTCCATGGGTATGATTACAACAAACTTGTTTTTTCCCTAATGCTGATAAAAGTTCAACTTCACATAGATGTTCATTTTGAGTATCAAAAGTTTGTTCAATATTTTTTAAGTGGTGATACACAAGATTTTTATTTACATGGGCAACATTTTTTGCATAATTCATAAGTACAGAGATATCATGGCTAATAACAACTATTGAAATAGATTTGTTTAACTCTTTTAAAAGTTCATAGATTTCAGTTTGACCTTTTACATCAATACTTGCCGTTGGCTCATCAAGTAACATAATCTTTGGGTTTGAACAAAGTGCACGTGCAATAAACACCCTTTGTCTTTGACCTCCACTTAAATCACCAATTTTACTATTAGCAAAATCTTCCATTCCAACTTGTTTTAAAGAGTTCATTGCACAAGAAACATCCTCTTTGCAATATCCAAAAAAAGACTTTTTCTTACCAACATGTCCCATTAAAACAACTTCTAAAGCTGTAATTGGGAAATCTGTATTTAAATTAGTATTTTGAGGAACATAACCAATAGAACTAATACTTAAATCTCTTTTTATTTGCCCTTTTTTTGGTTTTAATAAATCAAGAATCAATTTAAGAAGTGTAGATTTTCCTCCACCATTAGGTCCAATAATAGCCAAAAAATCATTATGTAAAATATCTAAATTTATATCTTCTAAGACATAATTTTTATCATAGGTGAAAAAAAGATTTTTTATCTCAATAATTTTATTCATATAACTCTTTAAGTATTGTAATTTCGGGAATTATACTATAATGATTACTCAATTTACATAAAATCTATATTTTTCAAGTATACTTGCCCAAAGAATACCTATATATTCGTGCATTGCAACTTGTGTTTTTCTAAGTTCAGTTGCGTTAGGTTCCCTTGTGTAAACACTTGGATTTTCTTGTAAAAAATCAGTAGGTGCAGCAATAGCATTTAAACCATTTTGTTTAAAAAGTTTCATAGCCCTTGGCATATGATATGCAGATGTAACTAAAATAAAAGTTTTATCACCTACTATTTTTTTCACATATTGTGCTTCCTCAAAAGTATCCTTTACCTCCTCTTGAGTTAAAATGTTTTTTTCATCTATTCCCATTGAAACAGCAACCTCTTTTGAGATAATTGCATGGGGAGTTTCATCATCTCCTCCATATCCTGAAACTATAAGTTTTCCATTATCAAGTTTTTTTAAGATTCTAATCCCTTCAGTTAATCGCATCAAAGCAGATGAGGAAAGTTGAGAATGGGGTGAAATCTCTTTATTTGTGTTATGTCCACTTCCTAAAACTAAAACATATTCAATACTTGAATCAACATCTAAATAAGCCTTGTACTCATTTTCTAAAGGTTTAATAAGTGCATTAGAAAAGGGTGAATATGAGATTAAAAAAAGCCAAAGAAAAGAGACGCTTAAAAATAGTTTCGCTTTTTTATAACTTTTTGAAAAAAGAAAATAAAGCCCCACTAAAAATAAAATCATTGAAAGAGACAGAGGCATCAAAAAAAATGATATAAATTTTTTTAAACTAAATAACAAAACCTAAACTCCTATCAAAGCAGAAGTATAACCCACTACACTTTTATCATCTTTAGTTACATCAAAACTTGTACAATAATGCAAAAGTTGAGTTTTTAAATCTTTTTTAATAGCTGATTTAATAATTGCTTTTACACCTATTTTTCCACAAGCTTCACAACCTTGCTCAAACATCTCGAGATTTTTTTCAATAATTGCCTTTAAACAAATATTATCTAACTTTTTTGCCTCATCTTGTGAATAAAAATGACTTAAGTCTGTACTAATAATAATAAAATTGTCTTCATCTTCCAATAAATAATCTATTAAAAGTGATAGCTCATTAAAATCTAATTTCCCATAAACAATCTCAATAATTTCCAAACCATCAAAATAGTTTTTTACAAAAGGGGCTTGTGTTTCCGTTGAATGTTCAAAGTGCAACTCCTCTTCAAAATGTAAGAAATTATATTTTTCTTTTAATTTCAAAGAATACTCTTTATCTATTTTTATATTTCCTATGGGTGTTTCAAACTCATCATATAAAGCAATTGAGGCACCATTTATATATGTTCTGTGGGATGGTCCAATTACAATTGCCCTTTTAAAGTTTTTATCTAAAGAGAAAGAAGAAGATAAGTTGTAGGCTAAATTTGCAGTAAATCCACTATAAACGTAACCCGCATGGGGTACAATTACTGCCTTTGGTTTAATATCAATTGGTTTTTCTAGTTTAAAGCTTTTATTAAAATTATCTATAAAAGCTAAAATCTCTTCCTTTGAATTAGGATAAAAAGAGCCTGCTACTACAGTTTTTCTTTGGGTCATTTAAATACTCCATATATTTTGTGATTACATTTGGGACATTTGCCATCAACTAATTTTGAAGATTGTACTTCAAAATATTTTCTACTGATTAAGTTTTCACTACATTTAGGGCAAGAAGTTATATTATCAAGGCCTGCATTTCCAATATAAACATAATTTAAACCATAATCCTTTGCAAGTTGTTTTGCCATAAATAAAGTTTCAATAGAAGTTCTTGGAAGAGACAACTCTTTGTAATCTGGATGAAAAGCTGAAATATGCCAAGGTATATCAACTCCTAGATTTTCTTTTATCCATTTTACCATTTTTGTAATCTCTTCTTTTGAGTCATTTCTAGTTGGAACTAATAAAGTTGTAATTTCTAGATGAATACCATTTTTATTAAAAGTAATCACGTTTTCTAAAACCTGATGTAAATTACCACCAAGTTTTGTTTTGTAATACTTTTCATCAAAGGATTTTAAATCAACATTTATAGCGTCAATTACACCTTTCATATCTTCAATTACTTCACTACTTTCAAAACCATTACTAACAAAAACTGATTTAATACCTTTCTTTTTTGCTTCAAGGGCAATATCTTTTGCAAAGGGATAAAAAATAGTTGGTTCATTATAAGTATATGAGATAGATTTACACTCATTTAAAAATGCGATTTCAACTACTCTTTTTGGGTCTATATAGTTTGATGTATCAATATTTTTTTCTTGGGAGATACCATGATTTTGGCAAAAATTACAATGAAAATTACACCCCACAGTTCCCAAAGAAAGTGAATTTGAATCTGGCAAAAAATGATATAAAGGCTTTTTTTCAATGGGATCAATATTAAATGCACTAATATGTCCATAAACTAAACACTTTATCTCTTCACCAGTGTTTTTATTTACACCACAAATTCCAACTTTATCAATATCTATTTCACAATAATATGAGCAAAGAAGACATACTAACTTTCCATTGTCTTTTTTCCCATAATAATTCATTTTTAACTTCTTATTTTTAAAGCTTCATATGTTTGAATTTTTGGTAAAGCTGGCAAACTATGGGGAGATAATCCAGCTTTTTGACATAAATGAACCATAAAATCATTAAAAGTTGGTAACTGTTCCCAAACTTGAGGAAGAAAAGTTGCTTTTTTACCCTCTAATTCTAGAATTACTCCATGTTTATTTGGAATTAGTTTTGTTTCTAAATCCTCAAAACTGTCATACTCCACAAGTTCTGGTTTTGTTAAAATTGAAATCTCAATATCAGTTTTTTCAAACTCCTCTTGTGTTAGTTCTAAAAACCTAGGATCTCCAAAAGCTGCAGCTATTGAATTTGCTACTAAATCATCAATTAAACTTCTTTTTGCTTCAAGAGAACCGATACACCCTCTTAATCTATGGTCAATTGTTAAAGTTACAAAACAAGCTTGCTTTTCACCTAAAAAAGGATTTTCTTTTAAAAGTTTCTCTTTATCAACTTTTACCTCATCATAAAAATTTGAATTAATTGCAGTTTTTGCAATCTCTAAAAGTAAAGCCTCATTCATAAACTATTCCTTTTTATAATTTTGTTATATCTCTAATTGCTTTTATAAATTTCTCATCATAATTTAAACATTTACAAACTTTATAATCAACAATACCTATTTTGTCGGCTTCCTCTTTATATTCAATACTTAATTCAAAATCAGTTTCTGAATTATCAACAATAAAGGCAATTGGGTAAATTAAAACCTTCTGGTCTTTATATTTTTCAAGCTCTTTATCTAAAGCTGGTTCTAACCATTTCATTGGACCAACTTTTGACTGATAAGATAAAGAGATAGATTTAAACTCAACGCCCTGCTCTTTTAAAATATCTGATAAAATTTTTACATGTTCATT is part of the Arcobacter arenosus genome and harbors:
- a CDS encoding metal ABC transporter permease, producing the protein MIEALQYDFIQNAIIAGVLVSIAAGIIGSLVVVNKITFLAGGIAHSSYGGIGLAIFLGLPVLFGATIFAVTTAFIIAAITLKNRSRIDSIIGIMWAFGMGLGIIFVDLTPGYNVDLMSYLFGSIIAVSNEDIIYLSILDMFIVFLVLFFYKQILAVSYDSEFAKLRGINVRFFYTLILILAALSVVAAIKVVGLILVIALLTIPTYLAEMFAKKLSTMMALSALLATSFTLLGLMISYFYDISSGASIIMVGVVTLFIVKILGKK
- a CDS encoding metal ABC transporter ATP-binding protein, whose translation is MNKIIEIKNLFFTYDKNYVLEDINLDILHNDFLAIIGPNGGGKSTLLKLILDLLKPKKGQIKRDLSISSIGYVPQNTNLNTDFPITALEVVLMGHVGKKKSFFGYCKEDVSCAMNSLKQVGMEDFANSKIGDLSGGQRQRVFIARALCSNPKIMLLDEPTASIDVKGQTEIYELLKELNKSISIVVISHDISVLMNYAKNVAHVNKNLVYHHLKNIEQTFDTQNEHLCEVELLSALGKKQVCCNHTHGDA
- a CDS encoding ElyC/SanA/YdcF family protein, with the translated sequence MLFSLKKFISFFLMPLSLSMILFLVGLYFLFSKSYKKAKLFLSVSFLWLFLISYSPFSNALIKPLENEYKAYLDVDSSIEYVLVLGSGHNTNKEISPHSQLSSSALMRLTEGIRILKKLDNGKLIVSGYGGDDETPHAIISKEVAVSMGIDEKNILTQEEVKDTFEEAQYVKKIVGDKTFILVTSAYHMPRAMKLFKQNGLNAIAAPTDFLQENPSVYTREPNATELRKTQVAMHEYIGILWASILEKYRFYVN
- the amrB gene encoding AmmeMemoRadiSam system protein B — translated: MTQRKTVVAGSFYPNSKEEILAFIDNFNKSFKLEKPIDIKPKAVIVPHAGYVYSGFTANLAYNLSSSFSLDKNFKRAIVIGPSHRTYINGASIALYDEFETPIGNIKIDKEYSLKLKEKYNFLHFEEELHFEHSTETQAPFVKNYFDGLEIIEIVYGKLDFNELSLLIDYLLEDEDNFIIISTDLSHFYSQDEAKKLDNICLKAIIEKNLEMFEQGCEACGKIGVKAIIKSAIKKDLKTQLLHYCTSFDVTKDDKSVVGYTSALIGV
- the amrS gene encoding AmmeMemoRadiSam system radical SAM enzyme, producing MNYYGKKDNGKLVCLLCSYYCEIDIDKVGICGVNKNTGEEIKCLVYGHISAFNIDPIEKKPLYHFLPDSNSLSLGTVGCNFHCNFCQNHGISQEKNIDTSNYIDPKRVVEIAFLNECKSISYTYNEPTIFYPFAKDIALEAKKKGIKSVFVSNGFESSEVIEDMKGVIDAINVDLKSFDEKYYKTKLGGNLHQVLENVITFNKNGIHLEITTLLVPTRNDSKEEITKMVKWIKENLGVDIPWHISAFHPDYKELSLPRTSIETLFMAKQLAKDYGLNYVYIGNAGLDNITSCPKCSENLISRKYFEVQSSKLVDGKCPKCNHKIYGVFK
- the amrA gene encoding AmmeMemoRadiSam system protein A; this encodes MNEALLLEIAKTAINSNFYDEVKVDKEKLLKENPFLGEKQACFVTLTIDHRLRGCIGSLEAKRSLIDDLVANSIAAAFGDPRFLELTQEEFEKTDIEISILTKPELVEYDSFEDLETKLIPNKHGVILELEGKKATFLPQVWEQLPTFNDFMVHLCQKAGLSPHSLPALPKIQTYEALKIRS